From a region of the Penaeus vannamei isolate JL-2024 chromosome 2, ASM4276789v1, whole genome shotgun sequence genome:
- the LOC113812953 gene encoding putative helicase mov-10-B.1, protein MVLPAISDQTGYHCPLCQVTCDSSRAFEEHKATARHRVCWLKHWYQNNRLLLAKNKNGIVIWPQNNIDNVRFEERSGTVAVTLSPESQKTFPLIVKNTGSCPAILRQIELLHACQFVSITDSHGVSKGERYVRVLPDVEYAIECHTQADNLGVSQVPVAFQFKLEDSSQPFFIIRTIQVNVEDSIAQESGPTRPYERQRPGHTFRRIPGSYIPGIPIDTERNNKPKRLPLKQFTYDVELYNIAVKNFNPKKVAPQLQKKTKQMQAMLKDGLNENNYVKWFQTLLWLEEMQMEIDIGFYNMPEAPLTRVSRQQYSKADCVELEVPGLAENRPSVLRGDNVFVKLPGQRAVYEGCVHQVLERSIYLAFNPEFMRTFVDRMKVNVEFTFSRYPLRVCHRAITLTQSLSLRNLTFPRNTASSAASIQNILPFNRKLESNAEQMEAVRNIVAGTSKPAPYIVFGPPGTGKTVTIVEAIKQIYKLQPSSRIVACAPSNSASDIIAIRLLEHISKQHMLRMHAESRMISTIPEKLRDMSNIQDGNIYTPSDEKLMAYKIIVCTLVTAGKIAGASLPQGHITHVFLDECGHAMEPEAMSALAGIVEKDAQVVLTGDPHQLGPVIRNTQCFTGDDSLFHRNGLDKSYLERLMEMPMYRDSTGHYNRQVVTKLLNNYRSHASILKEPNEMFYDSELKVCADPVYVTAFCNWEYLPKKNFPIIFHGVKGKDEREGNSPSFFNALEVSFVIDYVKKLLSSRNPKVLSREIGIITPYRRQVEKIRTQLRKVNGARETKVGSPEEFQGDERRVIIISTVRASADQLATDQIFRLGFLRNCKMQLFST, encoded by the exons acTCCTgttggcaaaaaataaaaatggaattgtAATTTGGCCTcagaacaacattgataatgtCAGATTTGAGGAAAGAAGTGGAACAGTTGCCGTCACACTGAGCCCAG AATCTCAGAAGACATTCCCCTTGATTGTGAAGAACACAGGAAGTTGCCCAGCCATTCTCCGGCAGATCGAGTTGCTGCATGCCTGTCAGTTTGTGTCCATTACTGACTCCCATGGGGTatcaaaaggagagagatatgTCCGAGTGCTTCCAG ATGTTGAGTATGCTATTGAGTGCCATACACAGGCAGACAATTTGGGTGTCAGTCAAGTACCTGTTGCTTTCCAATTCAAACTGGAAGATTCTTCACagcccttttttattattaggacaATA CAAGTGAACGTAGAGGACAGTATAGCCCAAGAATCGGGGCCCACAAGGCCATATGAGAGACAAAGGCCAGGACACACGTTCCGCAGAATACCTGGATCTTACATCCCAGGGATCCCCATTGATAC agagaggaacaaCAAGCCAAAGCGACTTCCCCTGAAGCAGTTCACTTATGATGTTGAGCTCTACAATATTGCTGTCAAGAACTTTAATCCCAAGAAAGTTGCACCACAACTTCAAAAAAAGACAAAGCAGATGCA aGCAATGCTGAAGGATGGTCTGAATGAAAATAACTATGTGAAATGGTTTCAAACATTGCTTTGGCTTGAAGAAATGCAGATGGAAATAGACATTGGTTTCTACAACATGCCTGAGGCACCTTTGACAAGAGTGTCACGACAGCAGTACTCAAAAGCTGACTGTGTAGAGCTTGAG GTACCAGGATTAGCTGAAAACCGTCCATCAGTCTTGCGTGGAGATAATGTCTTTGTCAAGCTGCCAGGACAAAGGGCAGTCTATGAAGGTTGTGTTCACCAGGTCCTTGAGAGGTCCATCTACTTAGCGTTTAATCCAGA ATTTATGCGCACCTTTGTTGACAGGATGAAAGTCAATGTGGAATTCACCTTCAGCCGCTATCCGCTGAGAGTGTGCCATAGAGCAATAACTCTGACACAGTCACTGTCTCTCAGAAACTTGACCTTCCCCAGAAACACAGCCTCAAGCGCAGCTTCCATCCAAAATATTTT GCCATTTAACCGCAAACTGGAATCCAATGCAGAGCAAATGGAAGCTGTACGTAACATTGTCGCAGGGACCTCAAAGCCTGCCCCATACATTGTGTTTGGTCCCCCTGGCACAGGGAAGACTGTTACCATTGTTGAGGCTATCAAGCAG aTTTACAAGTTGCAACCCAGTAGCCGCATAGTGGCGTGTGCACCATCAAATTCTGCATCAGATATTATTGCTATACGTCTCCTGGAACACATCTCAAAACAGCACATGTTGCGTATGCATGCAGAATCACGGATGAT ATCAACCATTCCGGAAAAATTACGGGACATGTCCAATATCCAAGATGGCAATATTTACACCCCATCGGATGAGAAACTCATGGCGTACAAGATCATAGTTTGCACATTGGTGACAGCTGGGAA GATAGCAGGAGCTTCCCTCCCTCAAGGTCACATAACTCATGTGTTTCTAGATGAGTGTGGCCATGCCATGGAGCCTGAAGCCATGTCCGCACTGGCAGGAATTGTAGAGAAGGATGCTCAGGTGGTGTTGACTGGGGACCCTCACCAGTTGGGTCCTGTGATTAGGAACACCCAGTGCTTCACAGGCGATGATAGTCTCTTCCACAGGAATGGCCTAG ATAAGTCCTATCTGGAAAGGTTGATGGAGATGCCCATGTACAGGGATAGTACAGGCCATTACAACAGGCAGGTTGTGACTAAATTGCTCAACAACTACCGTTCACATGCTTCCATTCTCAAGGAACCTAATGAGATGTTCTATGACTCAGAACTTAAG GTTTGTGCAGATCCAGTGTATGTTACAGCTTTCTGTAACTGGGAGTACTTGCCCAAGAAGAACTTCCCAATCATCTTTCACGGcgtaaaaggaaaagatgaacgAGAAGGAAATTCACCGAGTTTCTTCAACGCACTTGAG GTTTCTTTCGTGATCGATTATGTAAAGAAGCTTTTGTCGTCTCGAAATCCAAAGGTTCTCAGCAGAGAAATAGGGATAATAACACCATACCGACGGCAAGTTGAAAAG ATCAGGACACAGTTGAGGAAGGTGAATGGTGCAAGGGAAACCAAAGTCGGTTCCCCAGAAGAATTCCAAGGAGACGAGCGAAGAGTCATCATCATATCCACTGTGCGAGCCTCAGCCGACCAGCTGGCAACTGACCAGATTTTCAGGCTTGGATTCTTGAGGAATTGCAAG atGCAACTTTTTTCAACATAA
- the LOC113812940 gene encoding juvenile hormone esterase encodes MRAVAALVVLTWAVAAGDNETEAPVVATRSGEVAGLLEKSTKGHTFYSYYGIPYAQPPVGGLRFKAPVKVEPWTGVRDGTAQPPYCTQTPFASFLKGRLEIDGVEDCLYLNVFTPKPNSERARLPVMVFIHGGGYFSGGAQEYNPHVLLNHEVVLVVIQYRLGMFGFLSTEDDVAPGNQGLKDQVLALRWVQDNIHHFGGDPLEVTLFGESAGAGSSHILMLSPYVLGLFKRVILQSGSALCPWSLGGAHLEVAKYTAMFFNCTTDQGNEEMIRCLQEVDALKLGSMHSHFFIWYTLPILLGPRVDGSFLPHDPEKLLKESRHKKIDIISGITKDEGAIFALPTFGNEALRSAMRFNFEESAPVALEFSEGDISPLNQTLLIFDRYLGGINFNENDAENVKNMFSDRHFAVCHDLTSLLHDHNCGRKNKRVFRYELKHRGKKSLGDSFSLDFGRDWVSHGDELFYLFQGGPLLAPLEDEDDLKVRDIFSTLWTNFALTGDPTPDDSLGFKWEPMKNGDLSYLAITPNPTMENDTRQETRDFWFSLPTKQNVILHREKVKNLKVEEITEENTQETEGNQEATKEGTQEATKESTQEATKEGTQEATNESTQEATKESTQEATKEGTQEATKEQEGAESETASDIPKEPSSEDKRVETDTGAESQIEAPNTRQEGRDEL; translated from the exons ATGCGAGCGGTAGCAGCCCTGGTGGTCTTGACGTGGGCGGTGGCAGCAGGGGACAACGAGACGGAGGCCCCTGTGGTAGCGACGCGGAGCGGGGAGGTAGCCGGCCTCCTGGAGAAGTCGACGAAGGGGCATACTTTCTACTCGTACTACGGCATACCCTACGCCCAGCCCCCCGTCGGCGGCCTCAGGTTCAAG gcccCGGTGAAGGTCGAGCCGTGGACGGGCGTGCGCGACGGGACCGCCCAGCCGCCCTACTGCACCCAGACGCCGTTCGCCAGCTTCCTGAAGGGGCGGCTGGAGATCGACGGCGTGGAGGACTGCCTCTACCTGAACGTCTTCACGCCGAAG CCCAATTCCGAAAGAGCAAGGTTACCCGTCATGGTTTTCATTCACGGCGGCGGCTATTTCTCCGGCGGGGCGCAGGAATACAACCCCCACGTCCTGCTCAACCACGAGGTCGTCTTGGTCGTCATCCAGTATCGTCTCGGGATGTTCG GCTTCCTCTCCACCGAGGACGACGTGGCTCCCGGCAACCAGGGCCTCAAGGATCAGGTGCTCGCCCTCCGCTGGGTCCAAGACAACATCCACCACTTCGGCGGCGACCCCCTGGAAGTGACCCTCTTCGGCGAAAGCGCTGGCGCGGGGTCCTCTCACATACTCATGCTGTCGCCTTACGTGCTGG GGTTGTTCAAGCGAGTGATCCTGCAATCCGGGTCTGCCCTTTGCCCTTGGTCGCTGGGCGGGGCTCACCTCGAGGTTGCTAAGTATACTGCCATGTTCTTCAACTGCACGACTGACCAAGGAAACGAAGAGATGATACGTTGTCTCCAGGAGGTCGACGCCCTTAAGCTGGGCTCCATGCACTCTCATTTCTTC ATTTGGTACACGCTCCCGATCCTGCTGGGGCCTCGCGTGGACGGCTCCTTCCTGCCGCACGATCCTGAGAAGCTGCTGAAGGAGTCGAGGCACAAGAAGATTGACATTATCTCCGGAATTACCAAGGACGAAGGAGCGATATTCGCCCTCC CCACGTTCGGCAACGAGGCCCTTCGCTCCGCCATGCGCTTCAACTTCGAGGAGTCGGCGCCCGTGGCCCTCGAGTTCAGCGAGGGCGACATATCCCCCTTGAACCAGACGCTGCTCATCTTCGACCGCTACCTCGGGGGAATCAACTTCAATGAAAATGATGCAGAGAACGTCAAAAAT ATGTTCAGCGACCGACATTTCGCCGTTTGCCACGACCTGACTTCCCTCCTCCACGACCACAACTGCGGCCGGAAGAACAAGAGGGTCTTCCGGTACGAGCTGAAGCACCGCGGGAAAAAGTCCCTCggcgactctttctctctcgatttcggcAGAGATT GGGTGTCTCACGGGGACGagctcttctacctcttccaagGAGGTCCGCTGCTTGCCCCgctggaggacgaggacgaccttAAAGTCAGGGACATCTTTTCGACTCTCTGGACGAACTTCGCCCTTACGGG agACCCAACGCCTGACGACAGCCTGGGCTTCAAGTGGGAGCCCATGAAGAACGGCGACCTGAGCTACCTCGCCATCACCCCGAACCCTACTATGGAGAACGACACTCGACAGGAG ACGCGGGACTTCTGGTTCTCACTGCCCACGAAGCAGAACGTGATCCTCCACCGCGAGAAGGTCAAGAACCTGAAGGTCGAGGAGATCACAGAAGAAAATACTCAGGAAACCGAAGGCAATCAAGAAGCCACAAAAGAAGGTACTCAAGAAGCCACGAAGGAAAGTACTCAAGAAGCCACGAAGGAAGGTACTCAAGAAGCCACGAATGAAAGTACTCAAGAAGCCACGAAGGAAAGTACTCAAGAAGCCACGAAGGAAGGTACTCAAGAAGCCACGAAGGAACAGGAAGGTGCCGAGTCTGAGACCGCTTCGGATATCCCTAAAGAGCCTTCGTCTGAGGACAAGCGCGTTGAAACAGACACTGGGGCGGAGAGCCAAATCGAGGCTCCGAACACGAGACAGGAGGGTAGAGATGAACTGTAA